DNA from Ptychodera flava strain L36383 chromosome 15, AS_Pfla_20210202, whole genome shotgun sequence:
gaagtattgttgtcggggaccgcttggcaaacgaagttaatatattccaagatagatcgcacaaagaaaccacagcagttgcctgtcccgtttttctcgagggtctatcaTGATCAGACACGCCTCTGCGGAACACCAATGAGTTCACGTGTCAAACACCTAAAGCATATTGAAGCACGCTTTTGCGCTACTAAAAGTTCAGCGCTTACCCAAaacactagacttggttcaagtctatgatttgttaatgtttgagtgAAGTGAACGCAACgatatgtattttgctttcatgtgaaacgcgcgcgtcagtggagtggacgcgatgctagtcgggtgaacgctatacaggggagtttcacccggaatcacaggtgaatccggcagaaactaactcactatactgcgcagactcaaaagtaacgcattcaatcgctgggaaaacctggcctgcgcTACCGAATTctgaataggtttgtacgaaataggagagacacaagagaaactattataaatgattttactttttaaaatttcaccgacttgaaccaagtctaccaaAACACTTATAGTGGCGTTTAATTCTACCGTCGTGAGTCTCTACTGAATGAACCGATGGTCTACATGAATGTTGTTGGAAGCACCTAAACAATATTCCTGCCAGTGTAACGATACCTAAAAAGAACCACGTTCCAATTTCCTCCACTTCTAACTGAAGCGATTTCTACCGACACCCAGCATAAATTGTCCTCCCCGACTCGATTCAGCAATGGGAGTGCCCCAGCTTGCTGAAAATAAATTCGCCAACATAATTCTGCATTACAGTTCAATGCTGAAAAAAAGGTCAAATACCACACACGGTCCCTCtatgatagagggaccgtgcacCACATTGCAAATGTAGGAGCCGACTTGCTCAAGCTCCAGGCTGTCTTGGGGGCGTGTCACTATCTAGAAAAAACaacaagcaaaaaaaaaacccggGAGAACATGACGAACACTAGGCCcgaatctgattaaaatcacatgtacagtacggcgacgtctacttaTGCGTACGCATTATTCTCCTGCTGTCGCCTCTCATAGTTTTGTGAACCAATGTGACCCGACATGACCCTGACTGCGTGTAATAGAGTAGCTCGTAAACACTGATAAacgacggccgctgtgtggtatgaGCACAGGGCAGAGacaggaaaaaacaaacaagcataccaacaaacaaataaataaacaaaacgaaacaaaaataaacataaaaacaagcatataaatacataaataaatatttaacaaacatacaaacaaacatacacaaacagataaataaacaaacgaacatacaatgtcatagAATGTTGAATaaccacaaacaaacaaacaaatgtatacacatgcacacatttgtatatttgtatattgGTAAAATATGTGAGTGTAAGAGACAATagttagtatatatatatatatatatatatatatatatatatatatatatacgtgtgtGTATACATGTTCGTTTATTTATTCGTGTTTATTAATCAACGTTctatattgtatgtttgtttctttgtctatttgtttatgtttgtttgtctgtatgtttgtttaatatttatttatgtatttgtatgcttgtttgtatgtttgtttattttttcctggCTACCCtgtggtatgcattagaaaagTAGGCTACTTGGCTGTAATACTCATGCTGCGTTTGTTGCTATGACCATGGCATGGCGTTACCACAAGTACCTCCATGCTATGAATAGTATTAGAGATATGCGTTTTGCTATTTATAGACGACTGTGGCACCACTTCTTTGTATATCGTAGACTGAAATGCACATTTAAGTCGTGAAAAATGGCTCAGCATTTTGAGGAGCTTCCTTCAGGTCGCAGATGTAAAACTTTGGGTATAAGAACACGACTCAGCTATATATGCTCCTTGTGCAGTTCGACTTCTTAATCAGAGACAAAACGTTGTGTCTgaagtttgaaataaattttgtagCGTTTTTTCATTGAGCTTTAGGGCCTATGCGTACACTTGTGTGATTTTAAAGATATGTTTTACTACTGTATTTATATTCTTACTGTTTCGATGTCTGTGCCGTTGCAAGACAAGTTTCTCATTTCAGGGATAATAAAGTTTAATTAATAATTCAAATACCGATTGCGTAGCACTTCTTTCTTCGAGAATCTTCTTGCAGATTGTAAAACCGAATATCGACAATAAAGCACATCCTATTACATGTCGATATGTTTCGGTTGGAGCTCGGGCCTGGCGAGCGTAGAGGGCGCCCTGGAACGACGGATCCTTCAGTCTACGCACCATGGGGTATCCCACTCATGTCAAAATGTGGGCATGTTTTTGACTGGCCTAACTATATCTGCTCATGCCACAAAGTTCagatatgtattttttcaaaatttgttcttgaaatttatttcataatGACATCACCAACAGACTTGGCACAAGTCTGGCTAAAACAAAAAACCACACAATCTTTCTAAGACATAACACATCACATTCAAAGTTTATGTATACACTCTTTATTATAATGTCTAATCTATTATTGATAATAACAAAttcaaaagtattcaaaattcaaGTTTTAAATGTACTGATTTTAACTACAGATTATCATCATCAGAACAAACTCAGATTCCttaaaaattatagaaatagaATTGATTCCTTCCATCAGAAATTTGTCAAACTCCATTAACAAGCAGGCTGTACACTAACATACATGGATATAAGCTTATGGGTAAATGGGTGACATGATGGCATGTTCTGGATGGTTTAAGCGACAGAAAGGCAGTCTTAATCATAAACTACATCTACTCTGATACATTCCATTCCTTGCAATAAAACTATGTTCAAACCATTGACTACATCCTAACTTTAAGAACTTGTGTAATCATTTTTTTACCTTCTACAAAGCCtgttacatatatgtatgtcacAGTGTTCACTATGCGAATGTGTTAAGGAATATAAGATGATGATAAAAACAAATGCTGAAAAATTTGCTGTAACTGTCTTCTCTAACAAGTCATGAACTATGATCTTATTCTACCAAAAACACCCGCAACTGCATGCATTTGAATTAATGTACTGAGTCTATGGACagttcaataaaaaaaattatttccaaaTGCGGTTTTTGTTGCTTTAATATCCATGGGTCAATGTCGAACAGTTACAAACTGGTGTTGAAATCGAGTCATGACATTGGCAGTATTCTATCATGAATGATGATTGAATAAAAGATGTCCTCGTGACTAAATGCTACCTTATAGTAGATAGGGCTGCTTGCAGCAGgattatcaaatatttgaaGTAACTTCCACATACGTAGGAACATATTGGCCCTATCCTCGTTAACATTGCTCAGCCCAGCtgttgtatggaaaaaaaatctctAGTCATTTTCTGCCTCtgtatcaaacaaaaaatgacaaaaacaaaactataTTTCATGAAGCAGCAATGTGGCTAACAGAAGATTAGATCTAATGTATTACAGAGGACATAGCACTGCTCAGATTTGCACACTGGGGAGAAGAGAAGAGGATTTAGAAAGTCCATCGTGGGTAACAGCAAACTtcttgttatgacccttaagtGACCTTTCATTGATAAAAACGACATTGCATATATCACACCTCATAGCTGTGTCTGAACTGTGAGCTTTCATGTGAGACTTCAATTGCACATTCCATGTGCTGGCGTAGCTACACTCCTTACACTTGTACGGTTTCCTGCCGGTGTGTCTTCTAGAATGTGATTCTACTTGCGAAGGTTTGGCAGCCCTGAAATCACAGAATTTGCATTTGTACGGCTTTTCTCCAGTATGAGTCCTTTCGTGAAATATTTGTCTCACCTGATCAACAAATGCCTTCGGACAATATTTGCATTTAAATGGTCTCTCATTGAGGTGATGTTGCATCTTATGACGTCTGAGAGCGCCCTTGTTACCTGCAATATATCCTTTCCCACAAACATCACAGTAAATTTTTTTCCGTTTTGCGTTGATATCATGCTCTCTTGAAATGTGTTTTCTTAAATCCTTCCGAAATGTATATGTTTTCCCACAGAACTGACAGAGGATTGCTTTGTTGTGAGAACACATGTGTGACTGCAAATTAGATTTAGTAGCGAATCTTTTGCGGCATCCTTCACTGGGGCAGATAAACTTCTTGTCTTCTTCTTTTGTGTGTACTTGTATCTTGTGATTCTTCAataattttattctttgagtggTATATTCACACATGTCGCATTTTTGTATGGCTTGTGTATGGTCCTCCTTGTGTTTTTGCAGGGAGCTCTCTGATGAGGCGTTAAACTGGCATTGCTCGCACTTCAACTTGCCTTCATCATGCTTGTTAAGGTGACATAGCATCCGACTAGCTGTTTTGCAATAATAGAGCTGGCATATTTTGCATTTATAGAAGCACTTATTATGAATGTCTGTACCTATTTCCATGTGTTCTTtgtatttaaataatttttcaagcgcTTCCTCttctttgtctttcacttcATTCACCTTCTCAACAGTGTCAGTGTCAGTGTCATCCCCAGACTCAGAATTATCACTTGTCTCTGTCTCTTCTCTACTATCAAAATCCTCATCTTTAATCGTCACGACTGCATCTTCATCGGAACTTGAACCAAACACATAACGGCTCCTACTGTGGTATACTGTCCTCTGCCTTGTTCTTCTTGTGTCACTGGTCAACTTTGTCACGCGGTCATTCTGTATTTCATCAATATTCGTGTGTTCAGTGGCATGTTCATATCCTTCAAATGATTGgtcattttcttcaaatttcaaactttccacTGACATTCCATGACCATGGTTTGGAAAATTCACATCATTGCTGGGATGATGTGACCCTGTCGTGCAAGTATTCTCAAATTCTTCTTTAACTTCAGGGCGGTGAATTTGTGGCTCatcttcttctctctctcttttcacATTCTCACTTTTTCTGCTGACTTCACAGATCTGATTGTCAGAAACTACCCACTTCCTTAAATGACCATCtgtatcatcattatcatcctCTTCAGTGCTCTCACTAAATTCTTCATCTGAGCTAGACGAATAAACATTTGGCCCGCTTTTCCACCATGGAGTTAACTTACCAAGCAGTCCAGCAGATGCTTTCCGTTGACGTCTTTTTGATCTGTCTGGTGTTATGTCTACTTGTTGCATCATCTCTGCTTGGTCTGCCATTTCAGCTGAAAAAAGACAAGGTGCAATCAATACAActaatgtatttcaaaaacacttCACTTGTTTTAgattaggccaaaaaataaattgtgctgttccgataacacggttttcaaaaatagggtagataGGTCGGCAGGGatgttttttccaaaatatttttatatcaaaTATGCACTTTTAAGGGGTTtggggcgatcaaacactggccacaaaatttccagaaaaacgtatcatacatataaaaggaaaaagtcatcgttgatgacacagtcaacatttgttaatgggtactttgattacaagtccttggagaggatagagtccggTTCAAtaattgggtctgtgattaaagatgagttgcatggtggtgaaaacgtaaaaccaatgtgggctgctaccctaattacaaaaggtcattaaattaGTCAATTACTAAttaattgacaggatgttgccaaacatttttgcattctatattaacactgacagattatcacgtgTACCACATTTCGAAAGCAATACCACAAATtatcaatgaattgtattacagcactgttAAATCAAGATCTGAAcaaagtttaatcaaatttgatttgtttctggacAAATCAttctaattatgaaaattcattaaatatgtaaattaaaaattaattaacttgacactgccttgTGTCTTTCTTCAAAATGTGAGCTCAATATCTGCACCAagcttcataaaatttgatgaatcatTTCTTGTCATATCAgccaaattacgaaaattcattaaatatgcaaatcagcagttaactgacatgatactactacttatctttgcatgccataacgctactggaagatcaacattTGAACCACGCtatcaaatttgatacagcatttctatacatatcacactaattataacagttcacaaaatatggaaactagcaattaattgacatgatactacttAATGTCTTTGCACAGCATTACAGTACTGAAAggtcaaaatctgtaccaagtttcagcagatttgatgcagtatttctggacatagccaCGGTTACTCtggccatggatgtaaaaaattttttacatccatgctctggcgtagagtaaccgtgacacagcccactaattaggaaagtttattaaatatgcaaattagcaataaattggaatgacactgataaatgtcgtCATTCAAAACGTTAAAGCAATGCGagttcaacatctgtaccaagtttcatgaaatttgtgaaCCATTTCTTGACATGCCAGCCTAATTACgagaattcattaaatatgcaaatcggcaggtaattgacatgatactactacatatCTATGCACACCATTACACCACCAAAAGATCAACATCGTTgtcaggtttcatcaaatttgatgcagcactTCTAGACATATGAcattaattatgaaagttcatcaaatatgcaaataagcaattaattgacatgatacacagtattacagtgctgagagatcaacatctgtaccatgccTTGGGAACAGTCTGTTTTTCGGGGTGACTCACATGTCCGAGGGGTTAGGAGAcatatgctgttgccctcacagccagtcaatatgtgttttattaCACACCTCATCGGCAGTCATACATAAggcacaaaacttgtcgcatgaaATATGGCAGAAAAAGGTTTTTCACGACAgcgtcgcaatacttctgcaaaacgtccaatgcacctttgattatcgtttcgtccgtttcgagtccttgtttgaaaccagagcaaTCTCCAGAAAGGAGGGTAAACCGAGACGACATATTTGTTACATTCTAAATAGCACATGCGCAAATGTCGTTTTTGAAGTCAGCGGGCATATAtaatttttcggaactgatgcctggcaggcaacagttccgacatgacaaatgatgcctgatggcGTCGTTCATGTGGATCAGCATATAAAAGAACGCACCTCACGTGACTATCAACTGCCGAACACAGattgcggatgaggtgtgttgtaaaataaattgaagaaatatACTTCAGCATACTGTCGCGTTAGTGACAGGCTGTCGCATAGAATGCAGTGAAtcagccctgcgtacgatgctgtgtgttcccggcgttgtcCGTCCTCGGTATAACGTCATGAACGTGGCTTCtaacgccgagaacacacagcatcgtacgcagggctagcggtGAACGCGCTTAGGAGGCCAGTGTAGGCATCATACACCACACAGCCTTACCAAAGAGTTACCTCCTCAACTGTACACTGGAAACACTAAGTCTCAGAGCTTGTTGATTCCTTGGGGGAGCGACAGCGCTTTCACCCAGATCTGGAAGAATTCCAAATGGCGGATATACTACGAATGCTAATTATTaggggaacaccatttgatttctggggggggggtatggaggattttgagaaaaaaaaaattgtcgccaggtgagatagaagaaaaaaaaattgatcctgccatggcctgagaaaaaaaaattgtcataacagacagaagtgaaaaaaaaaaatgtcacaatgcaccagaaattagcaaaatttggaaaccctattctcatgtattctttgccggcgcgccgccataggcggcgcaa
Protein-coding regions in this window:
- the LOC139151837 gene encoding zinc finger protein 878-like isoform X1; this encodes MRCVIKHILTGCEGNSICLLTPRTSEMADQAEMMQQVDITPDRSKRRQRKASAGLLGKLTPWWKSGPNVYSSSSDEEFSESTEEDDNDDTDGHLRKWVVSDNQICEVSRKSENVKREREEDEPQIHRPEVKEEFENTCTTGSHHPSNDVNFPNHGHGMSVESLKFEENDQSFEGYEHATEHTNIDEIQNDRVTKLTSDTRRTRQRTVYHSRSRYVFGSSSDEDAVVTIKDEDFDSREETETSDNSESGDDTDTDTVEKVNEVKDKEEEALEKLFKYKEHMEIGTDIHNKCFYKCKICQLYYCKTASRMLCHLNKHDEGKLKCEQCQFNASSESSLQKHKEDHTQAIQKCDMCEYTTQRIKLLKNHKIQVHTKEEDKKFICPSEGCRKRFATKSNLQSHMCSHNKAILCQFCGKTYTFRKDLRKHISREHDINAKRKKIYCDVCGKGYIAGNKGALRRHKMQHHLNERPFKCKYCPKAFVDQVRQIFHERTHTGEKPYKCKFCDFRAAKPSQVESHSRRHTGRKPYKCKECSYASTWNVQLKSHMKAHSSDTAMRCDICNVVFINERSLKGHNKKFAVTHDGLSKSSSLLPSVQI
- the LOC139151837 gene encoding zinc finger protein 808-like isoform X2, translated to MADQAEMMQQVDITPDRSKRRQRKASAGLLGKLTPWWKSGPNVYSSSSDEEFSESTEEDDNDDTDGHLRKWVVSDNQICEVSRKSENVKREREEDEPQIHRPEVKEEFENTCTTGSHHPSNDVNFPNHGHGMSVESLKFEENDQSFEGYEHATEHTNIDEIQNDRVTKLTSDTRRTRQRTVYHSRSRYVFGSSSDEDAVVTIKDEDFDSREETETSDNSESGDDTDTDTVEKVNEVKDKEEEALEKLFKYKEHMEIGTDIHNKCFYKCKICQLYYCKTASRMLCHLNKHDEGKLKCEQCQFNASSESSLQKHKEDHTQAIQKCDMCEYTTQRIKLLKNHKIQVHTKEEDKKFICPSEGCRKRFATKSNLQSHMCSHNKAILCQFCGKTYTFRKDLRKHISREHDINAKRKKIYCDVCGKGYIAGNKGALRRHKMQHHLNERPFKCKYCPKAFVDQVRQIFHERTHTGEKPYKCKFCDFRAAKPSQVESHSRRHTGRKPYKCKECSYASTWNVQLKSHMKAHSSDTAMRCDICNVVFINERSLKGHNKKFAVTHDGLSKSSSLLPSVQI